The Candida dubliniensis CD36 chromosome 2, complete sequence genome contains a region encoding:
- a CDS encoding conserved hypothetical protein (spliced gene;~1 probable transmembrane helix predicted by TMHMM2.0 at aa 280-297), with protein MSANTDQKFIRTADYDFIQKLGINVYYPSYIENPQISGGELKDLIIDKPIYKEANKHAKKRSDLKKLKREQRRESSQMKHDQKSQLKEAKRQSHLERKELKKELHQQKAEMKKEQHQQRADIRAEHRLQKSDSLKQSYCGHYMKQGLSMNSQIDPKNDSYPQPTNNNNNNNNNYPQPNSYSSYNNYKNLFDISNSDMTDDEKTEVESDMESTIKSLQSTTLATTVNHSVAYNHKEEHQSKMARANSYDQTKSTFTSFRSNIKNKLKFRTLRSSSEQLVEVFATN; from the exons ATGTCCGCCAACACAgatcaaaaatttatcaGAACTGCTGATTATGACTTTATTCAAAAGCTAGGCATCAATGTATATTATCCAAGTTATATTGAAAACCCTCAGATTCTGGGTGGGGAACTTAAAGACCTTATAATCGACAAACCCATTTACAAAGAAGCCAATAAACATGCAAAGAAACGACTggatttgaagaaattgaaaagagaACAAAGACGAGAGAGTTCACAGATGAAACATGACCAGAAAAGTCAACTCAAGGAAGCAAAACGACAACTGCatttagaaagaaaagaattgaaaaaagaactacatcaacaaaaggcagaaatgaaaaaagaacaacatcaacaacgAGCAGACATACGAGCAGAGCATCGTCTTCAAAAATCAGATTCTCTTAAACAATCTTATTGTGGTCATTATATGAAACAAGGACTAAGCATGAACAGTCAAATAGATCCAAAAAATGATAGTTATCCGCAACCCacaaataacaacaacaacaacaacaataattacCCACAACCCAACAGCTACAGTAGCTACAATaattacaagaatttatttgatataAGCAATAGTGATATGACTGACGATGAAAAAACAGAAGTTGAAAGTGACATggaatcaacaattaagTCGTTGCAATCAACTACTTTGGCAACAACTGTTAACCATTCAGTAGCTTACAACCATAAGGAAGAACATCAGAGTAAAATGGCACGAGCTAATTCTTATGATCAAACCAAATCAACTTTTACTAGTTTCCGATCCAACATTaagaacaaattgaaatttagAACTCTTAGAAGTTCAAGTGAACAATTAG TGGAGGTGTTTGCAACAAactaa
- a CDS encoding glycogen synthase kinase, putative (Similar to S. cerevisiae MDS1;~In S. cerevisiae: protein kinase required for signal transduction during entry into meiosis; promotes the formation of the Ime1p-Ume6p complex by phosphorylating Ime1p and Ume6p; shares similarity with mammalian glycogen synthase kinase 3-beta.), whose product MSAKIELVTENVTNGHSGASETIQYTKSQMVGHGSFGVVFQIQLQPSNEIGAVKRVLQDKRFKNRELQIMKLVHHRNIADLKYYFYTNNEKNELYLNLILEFVPETLYKASHYYVSKRLNMPPLEVKLYTYQMFRALNYIHSQGICHRDIKPQNLLINPDTGELKLCDFGSAKILNPSEPNVSYICSRYYRAPELIFGATNYTTKIDVWSAGCVMAELILGQPLFPGESGIDQLVEIIKILGTPSREQIKNMNPNYMEHRFPQIKPIPLQKIFKKMSPDCIQFLIKVLQYSPIDRISCIEGLIDPYFDELRNENTKLPNYRKIFSQQFHSNNSSGFGNAANYQLYNAQPDLRDLPELFDFDDRELSVAPRLNKQLVPNWAYSHLRLNQHINSLDEFSPMSADELKVTLE is encoded by the coding sequence ATGTCTGCTAAAATAGAACTTGTAACTGAAAATGTGACCAATGGCCACTCTGGTGCATCAGAAACAATCCAATACACTAAATCACAGATGGTTGGACATGGGTCATTTGGAGTTGTGTTTCAAATACAACTTCAACCTTCTAATGAAATAGGAGCTGTGAAGCGTGTGTTACAGGACAAACGGTTTAAAAATCGTGAATTAcaaattatgaaattgGTCCATCATAGAAACATTGCTGATTTGAAATACTATTTCTACACtaacaatgaaaaaaatgaactttatttgaatttgattttggaattTGTACCAGAAACCCTTTACAAGGCTAGTCATTATTATGTTTCCAAAAGATTAAATATGCCTCCATTAGAAGTTAAATTATACACCTACCAAATGTTTAGAGcattaaattatattcattCACAAGGCATTTGTCATAGAGATATTAAACCACAGAATTTACTCATCAACCCGGATACGGGGGAGTTGAAATTATGTGATTTTGGGTCGGCTAAGATTTTGAATCCAAGTGAGCCCAATGTGTCTTATATTTGTTCTAGATATTATCGTGCCCCAGAATTAATTTTTGGTGCTACTAATTATACCACTAAAATTGATGTGTGGTCAGCTGGTTGTGTGATGGCTGAACTAATTTTGGGACAACCATTATTTCCTGGTGAATCAGGTATAGATCAATTGGTtgaaatcatcaaaatattgGGTACTCCATCAAGagaacaaattaaaaatatgaatCCAAATTATATGGAACATCGTTTCCCACAAATAAAACCAATACcattacaaaaaatttttaagaAAATGAGTCCAGATTGCATACAGTTTTTAATCAAAGTATTACAATATTCACCAATTGATAGAATTTCATGTATTGAAGGATTAATTGATCCatattttgatgaattgagGAATGAAAATACTAAATTACCAAATTatagaaaaatatttctgCAACAATTTCATAGTAATAATTCTAGTGGGTTTGGTAATGCTGCTAATTACCAATTGTATAATGCTCAACCTGATTTAAGAGATTTACcagaattatttgatttcgATGATCGTGAATTATCAGTTGCCCCCCGcttaaacaaacaattggTTCCAAATTGGGCATATTCGCATTTAAGATTAAATCAGCATATAAATAGTTTGGATGAATTCTCACCAATGTCTGCCGATGAATTAAAAGTTACCCTTGAAtag
- a CDS encoding membrane protein, putative (3 probable transmembrane helices predicted by TMHMM2.0 at aa 105-127, 169-191 and 198-220;~In S. cerevisiae: protein of unknown function involved in maintenance of proper telomere length.) codes for MFRRVIVTSPRIFKASQPYLSNIKTCSPILLNRSFCQSSSTLKLFSKTTSSTTIKTKPDTVATTTTSPTIDPTEKDFQNHPILKRVPKFLRSYTKQFINAPFSHLISFLVLHEITAIIPLFSLWYFFHNHPNYIPMEIPSWAIDQGAKIIDYGLSKITNWEINSKDKMSIIIEGAYAFSIVKFLLPLRIIISLSLMPWFARWFIVPIVNIFPNFTKLLNYKKIKQQQEKTRFDNAKIKHIDKPRL; via the coding sequence ATGTTTAGAAGAGTCATAGTAACATCACCAAGAATATTTAAAGCATCTCAACCGTATTTAAGTAATATCAAAACATGTTCACCTATCCTTCTAAATCGTTCATTTTGTCAAAGCTCATCaactttgaaattattttccAAAACCACTTCATCAACTACCATCAAGACCAAGCCTGACACTGttgctactactactacatCACCAACTATAGATCCAACAGAAAAAGATTTCCAAAATCATCCAATTTTAAAACGAGTGCCCAAATTTCTTCGATCTTATACTaaacaattcattaatGCACCATTTTctcatttaatttcatttctaGTACTTCATGAAATAACTGCAATAATTcctttattttctttatggTATTTTTTCCATAATCATCCTAATTATATCCCAATGGAAATTCCATCTTGGGCTATTGATCAAGGTGctaaaataattgattatggTTTATCAAAAATCACTAATTGGGAAATCAATTCTAAAGATAAAATGctgattattattgaagGAGCTTATGCATTTAGTattgttaaatttttattaccattaaGAATTATAATTAGTTTATCATTAATGCCATGGTTTGCTCGATGGTTTATTGTTCCTATAGTGAATATTTTCCCTAATTTcacaaaattattaaattataaaaaaattaaacaacaacaagaaaagacAAGATTTGATAATGCTAAAATTAAACATATAGATAAACCTAGATTGTAA